TGGTGGCCGCCCGGGCACCTGCTCGGGTACGAGCACACCTTCACCCACGAGATCGCCGACTTCCTCACCGCGATCGGCGAGCGGCGCGACCCGGAGCCGTCGTTCGCCGACGGGTTGCAGGTCCAGCGGGTGCTGCAGGCGGTGCAGGACAGCGCGGGCAACGGAACGTCCTGGGTCGGCGTACCAGGATCGACCGAAAGGGTGATCGATGCCTGACCGAACTGGATTGTGGCTCGTCGGTGCTCGGGGCTCGGTGGCCACGACGGCGATCTGCGGGCTGCTCGCGATCCGGTCCCGCCTCGCCGGGCCGGACGGCTGCGTGACCGAGCGGCTGGACGTCGCACCCGGCGTGCTGCCGGGCTGGGACGAGCTCGTCGTCGGCGGCCACGACCTGGTGGACACTCCGCTGGAGAAGAAGGCCGAGCAGCTCACGGCCGCCGGGCTGCTCCCGGCCGGCCTGGTGCCGGCTATCCGCGACGGCCTGCGTGCGGTGGAGGCGGACCTGCGTCCGGTCGTTTCCGGCGGCACGCAGGCGGGGACCGCCGCGCGGCTGGCCCGCGATCTGCGGGAGTTCCGCGCCCGGCACGGGTTGTCGGTCGTCGTGGTCGTCAACGTCGCGTCCACCGAACCGCCGGTCGCGGACGCGCCGGAGCACCACGACCTCGACGCGCTGGTGGCGGCGCTGGACGAGCCGGGCCGCGAGGTCCTGCCGGCCAGCTCGCTGGCGGCGTACGCGGCGGTCTCGGCGGGCTGCCCGTTCGTGGACTTCACGCCGTCGCCCGGCATCCGGCTGCCCGCGCTCGTCGAGTTCGCCCGGCGGCAGGGGCTCGCTCATGCCGGGTCGGACGGCAAGACCGGGGAGACGCTGCTGCGCTCGGTGCTCGCGCCGATGTTCGCGGCGCGGGCGCTGAAGGTGCGCTCGTGGGCGGGCACCAACCTGCTCGGCGGCGGTGACGGCGCGACGCTGGCCGATCCGGTGACAGCGGCCGGGAAGCTCGAGTCCAAGGCGCGCGGGCTGGCCGCCCTGCTCGGCGACGACGTGACCGCGCCGCTGCACATCGACCACGTGCCCGATCTCGGCGAGCAGAAGACCGCGTGGGACCACGTGTCCTTCGAAGGGTTCCTCGGCGCCCGGATGACCCTGCAGTTCACCTGGACCGGCTACGACTCGGCGCTGGCCGCGCCGCTGGTGCTGGATCTGGCCCGGCTCACCGCGGCGGCGCACCGGGCGGGCGCGACCGGGCCGCTGGCGCCGCTGGCGTTCTTCTTCAAGGACCCGGTGGGCACCGGCGAGCACCGGTTCGCCGAGCAGGCCCGGATCCTGGCCGAGTGGGCGGCGTCGCTGGGGCGGCCGGCGTGAACCCGTACGTGCAGCTGGTGCGGGCCCCGGCCGCGCTGAGCGTCCTGGGTGACACGGTGGCCGGTGCGGCGGCGGCCGGGCGTCCGCTGCGGGGGCGGCGGCTCGCGCTGCCGCTGGCGTCGGTCGCCTTCTACTGGTCCGGCATGGCGCTCAACGACTGGGCGGACCGGCGGCTGGACGCGGTGGAGCGGCCGGAGCGGCCGATCCCGTCCGGTCGGATCAGCGCGTCCCGGGCGTTCGGCGTGGCAGCCGGGTTGAGCGGGGCGGGCCTGGTGTTGTCCGCGCTCGCCGGCGGCCGTGACGCCCTCACGGTCGCCGCGCCCCTCGCGGCGGCGGTGTGGGCCTACGACACCGTGCTGAAGAAGACCCCGCTCGCGCCGGTGGCGATGGCGGTGTGCCGGTCGCTGGACGTCCTGCTCGGCGCGGGCGGACGCGCCGCGTCCCGGGCGCTGGTGCCGGCGGCCGTGCTCGGCGGGCACACGCTCGGGGTAACCGCGTTGTCGGCGGGCGAGGTGCACGGCGCGTCCCCGGCGCGGGCGGCCGGTGCCCTCGCGCTGACCTCGGTGTCGGCCGCCGCGGCGGCCTCCGGCCGGGGCGGCCGCCCGGGGCAGCGCGCCGCCGCGCTGGCCGCGGCCGCCGGATACGGGGTGAGCGTGGGAACCCGGCAGTACGCGGCCGTGCGCACACCGACCGCGCCGGTCGTGCGGGCGGCCACGGCCGCCGGCATCCACGGCATGGTGCCGTTGCAGGCGGCGCTCGCGGCCCGGCGCGGACGGGTCCGCGCAGCGGCCCTCGTCGCGCTCGCGCTGCCACTGGCCCGGCGGCTCGGCCGGAAGGTGAGCCCGACATGAGCGGATACCACCTCGGCTACGGCACCAACGGTTTCGCCAACCACCGGCTGGACGACGCGCTGGCGATCATCGCCGACCTCGGCTACACCGCGGTCGCGCTGACCCTGGACCACCAGCACCTCGACCCGTACGCGGACGACCTGGCCGCGCGCGTGGACCGGGTGGCGACCCGGCTGGACGCGCTCGGCCTGCGGTGCGTCGTGGAGACCGGCGCGCGGTTCCTGCTCGACCCGTGGCACAAGCACGAACCGACGCTGGTCAGCGAGGACGCGGACAAGCGGCTGGACTTCCTGGCCCGGGCCGTCCGGGTCGCCGAGGGGCTGGGCGCGGACTGCGTGTCGTTCTGGTCCGGCGTGTCTACTGTGGACCGTGACACGGCCTGGCAGCGGCTGCGCTCGCGGATGCCCGTCGTGCTGGCCGAAGCGGACCGGCGCGGCGTGTGGCTCGGTCTGGAACCCGAACCGGGCATGCTGGTGGAAACGCTGTCGGACGCGCTGCGGCTGCGCACCGAGCTCGGCGAGCCCGAGCCGCTCGGGATCACCCTGGACGTCGGGCACTGCGTCGCGGTCGAGGAGGTCGATGCGGCCACCTGCCTCCGGCAGGCCGGGGCACTGCTGGTCAACGTGCAGCTGGACGACATGCGGCCGGGCGTGCACGAGCACCTCGAGTTCGGCGACGGGGAGCTGGACCTGCCGGCCACCCTCGCCGCGCTGGACGAGATCGGCTACCGCGGCGTCGCCGCCGTCGAACTGCCGCGGCACGGCCACGCCGCGCCGCAGGTCGCCCGCGCCGCCCTGACCGCGCTGCGTGCCGCGCGGCTGGACCAGTCCTGGCTCGCGCCCGCGCAACGCCGGGTGGCCGCCGACCCGGATGCGATCCGCACGCTGTTCCCGGCGGCCGGCCGGCACGCCGGGCGTGCACCGCTGCACCCGCACTCCGATCCGGACGGCCTGGTGCACGGCACGGCCGACGACCTCGCCCGCACCCGGCTGCTGGAAACGCTCGCCACGGTACTGCCCGCGGCGGAGTTCGCCACCGAGCTGGCCGACCTCTACCGCTACGGCGACGGCGCCGAGCGGCGTGGCGTGCTGCGTGCGCTGTCCGCCGTGGGCGACCGGGCGCCGGCGACCGGCCTCGAGCTCGTCCGCGACGCCCTGCGCAGCAACGACACCGGCCTGATCGCCGCCGCGCTCGGCCCGTTCGCGGCCCGGCACCTGGACCAGCACGGCTGGCGCCACGGGGTGCTCAAGTGCCTGTTCACCGGCATCCCGGTGGCCGCGGTCGCCGAGCTGGACCGGCGGGCCGACGACGAGCTGCGCCGGATGATCACCGACTACGCCGGGGAGCGCCGGGCTGCCGGGCGCGCGGTCCCGGCCGACGCCCTCCGCCTCCTGGAAGGGGCCCGCTGATGCGCCTGTTCGATCCGCACATCCACATGACCTCCCGCACCACCGACGACTACCAGGCCATGTACGCCGCCGGCGTGCGGGCGCTGGTCGAACCCGCGTTCTGGCTCGGCCAGCCCCGCACCGGGGTGTCCTCGTTCACCGACTACTTCGACGGCCTGATCGGCTGGGAACGGTTCCGCGCGGCCCAGTTCGGCATCCGCCACCACTGCACGATCGCGCTCAACCCGAAGGAGGCCAACGACCCGCGCTGCACCCCGGTGCTCGACGTGCTGCCGCGTTACCTCGCCAAGGACGGGGTGGTCGCGGTCGGCGAGGTCGGCTACGACTCGATGACCCCGGCGGAGGACGCCGCCTTCGCCCGGCAGCTCGAGCTGGCCGGGGAGCACGACCTGCCGGTCCTGGTGCACACCCCGCACCGGGACAAGCTGGCGGGCACCAGGCGCACGCTCGCCGTGGTGGCCGAGTCCGGCGTCCCGCCGGAGCGCGTCGTGGTCGACCACCTCAACGAGGTCACCGTCGGCCTGGTCAAGGAGTCCGGGTGCTGGATGGGCTTTTCCATCTACCCGGACACCAAGATGGACGAGCAGCGCATGGTGGCGATCCTGCACGAGTACGGCACCGAGCGGATGCTGGTCAACTCCGCCGCCGACTGGGGGCGCTCCGACCCGCTGAAGGTGCGCAAGACCGGCCTGGCGATGCTGGACGGCGGGTTCACCGAGTCCGATGTGGACCAGGTGCTGTGGGCCAACCCGGTCGCCTTCTACGGGCAGAGCGGGCGGCTGGTGCTCGACGAGCTGCCCTCCTTCACCGCGGCGAAGGAGACGTTCGCGGGCAACTCGGTACTGCGCGGCGGACGGGACGAGGCGGTCGTGTGACACCGCTGTCCTACTGCACCAACGTCCACCCGGCCCAGGACCTGCCCGGGGTCCTCGCCCAGCTCGACGAATTCGCCCTGCCGGTGCGGGAACGGCTCGGCGCGGACCGGCTCGGGCTCGGGCTGTGGCTGGCCGCGGGCGTGGCATCGGCGCTGGCTGACGACCCGGCCGGGCGCAAGCGGCTGCGGGCGGAGCTGGACGCGCGCGGCCTGGAGGTGGTCACGCTCAACGCGTTCCCGTACGGCGGCTTCCACGACCGGGTGGTCAAGCACCAGGTCTACCGTCCACGGTGGACCGAACGGGCGCGGGCGGAGTACACCCTGGACTGCGCGACGGTGCTGTCCGGGCTGCTGCCCGGCGACGTCGAGTACGGCAGCATCTCGACGCTGCCGCTGGGCTGGCGCGAACCGTGGACACCCGGGGACGACGCGGCCGCCGCCCGGCTGCTCGACGAGGTCACCGCCGGGCTGCGGGCCCAGGACCGGACCATCCGGCTCGCCGTCGAACCGGAGCCGGGCTGCGTCCTGGACACCGTGCACGACGCGGTGACCTGGCTCGCCGGGCGCGCCGACCCGGCACACGTCGGGTTGTGCCTGGACACCTGCCACCTCGCGGTGTCCTTCGCCGACCCGGCCGGGGCGGTCGCCGAGATCACCGCGGCCGGGCTGGACGTGGTCAAGGTCCAGCTGTCGGCCGCGCTGCACGTGCCCGATCCGCGGGACCCGGCCGCGCGGGAGGCGCTCGACGCGTTCGACGAACCGCGTTACCTGCACCAGACGCGCGAGCTGGCCGGCGGCACCGTGCGCGCCGCGGACGACCTGGGCGAGGCGTTGACGGATCTGCCGGGGGAGGGGCCGTGGCGCGTGCACTTCCACGTGCCGCTGCACGCCCGGCCCGCGGCGCCGCTGTCCTCGACCACCGGGGTGCTCGCGGCGGCGCTCGCCGCGCTCCCGGACCGGGCGGTGCACCGGGAAGTGGAAACCTACACCTGGACCGTGCTGCCCCAAGCGCACCGGCAGGACCTCGTCGGCGGGATCGCGGCGGAGCTGACGTTCGCCGCGGGATTGGTGGAGCAGGCATGAAACCACTCCTCGTGCTCGACGTCGTCGGCATGACCCCGCGGCTGCTCGAGCACATGCCGAACGTGGCGCGGCTGGGACGGCAGGGCTGGCAGGCGCAGCTGGACACCGTGCTGCCCGCGGTGACCTGCAGCGTCCAGTCCACCTTCCTGACCGGGCGGATGCCCGCGGGGCACGGCATCGTCGGTAACGGCTGGTACTTCCGCGAGCTCGGCGAGGTCTTCCTGTGGCGCCAGCACAACCGGCTCGTCTCGGGCGAGAAGCTGTGGGAGACCGCCCGCGCCGCGCACCCCGGATACCGGGCGGCCAACGTGTGCTGGTGGTACGCCATGGGCGCCACCACGGACCTCACCGTCACCCCCCGGCCGATCTACTACGCGGACGGGAAGAAGGCACCGGACTGCTACACCCGCCCGCCGGAGCTGCACGACCGGCTCACCTCGCGGCTGGGCGAGTTCCCGCTGTTCCAGTACTGGGGCCCGACCGCGTCGATCGCCTCGACCGACTGGATCGTCGGCGCGACCTCGGCCATCCTGCGCGCCGACCGGCCCGATCTGACCCTGGCCTACCTGCCGCACCTGGACTACGACCTGCAGCGGTTCGGCCCGGACTCGCCGCAGGCACTGGCGGCGGCCCGCGCGGTGGACGCGTCCGTGGCACCGCTGCTGGAACAGGCCCGCGCGGACGGGGTGGCGGTGGTGGCGCTGAGCGAGTACGGCATCACCAGCGTGCACCGGCCGGTCGACGTCAACCGGCTGTTGCGCCACGAGGGGCTGCTCGAGGTCTACACCCAGGACGGCATGGAGTACCTGGACCCGTGGACGTCACGGGCCTTCGCCGTCGCCGATCACCAGGTCGCCCACGTCTACGTCGCCGACCCCGCCGACCTGCCGCGGGTGCGCGGCCTGCTCGCCGGACTGTCCGGTGTGGACGAGGTGCTGGACCGGTCCGCCCAGGCCCGGTACGGGATCGACCATGCGCGGGCGGGCGAGTTCGTGGTGACCGCGGAGCCGGACGCGTGGTTCACCTACTACTACTGGCTCGACGACGACCGCGCCCCGGACTTCGCGCGGGGCGTGGAGATCCACCGCAAACCCGGCTACGACCCGGCGGAGCTGTTCTTCGACCCGGCCGATCCCCTGGTCAAACTGAAGGCCGGGCTGAACCTGGTGCGCAAGCGGGCCGGGCTGCGGTACGCGATGAACGTGGTACCGCTCGATCCGGCGCCGGTGCGCGGCTCGCACGGCCGCCTGCCGGACTCGCCGGCGGACGGGCCGGTGCTGCTGTGCGGCGAGGCAGGGGTGCCGGAGCGGGAGCGGCTGGCCGCGACCGAGGTGCGGGACCTGCTGCTCAGCGTGCAAGGACTCAAGACGAGGGAAGGGAGCCGGCGATGAGCCGTCCGGTCACGTTGTTCACCGGCCAGTGGGCCGACCTGCCGTTCGAGGAGGTGTGCCGGCTCGCCGCGCAGTGGGGTTACGACGGGCTGGAGATCGCGTGCAGCGGCGACCACTTCGAGGTCGGCCGCGCGCTCGCCGACGACGACTACGTCGCGGGGCGGCACAAGATCCTGTCCTCCTACGGCCTGAAGGTGTGGGCCATTTCGAACCACCTGGTCGGGCAGGCGGTGTGCGACGACCCGATCGACGAGCGGCACCGCAACATCCTGCCCGCCCACGTCTGGGGCGACGGTGAGCCGGAGGGCGTGCGGCGGCGGGCGGCCGCGGAGATGGCGGACACCGCGCGCGCCGCGGCGAAGCTCGGGGTGGACACCGTGGTCGGCTTCACCGGGTCGAAGATCTGGAAGTACGTGGCGATGTTCCCGCCGGTTCCGCAGGAGGTCATCGACGACGGCTACGCCGACTTCGCGGCGCGGTGGAACCCGATCCTGGACGTGTTCGACGAAGCCGGTGTCCGGTTCGCGCACGAGGTGCACCCGTCGGAGATCGCCTACGACTTCTGGACGACGCGGCGCGCCCTGGAGGCCGTGGGGCACCGCCCGGCGTTCGGGCTGAACTGGGACCCGTCGCACTTCGTCTGGCAGGACCTGGATCCGGTCGGGTTCATCCTCGACTTCGCAGACCGCATCTACCACGTGGACTGCAAGGACACCAAGAAGCGGTTCGACGGCCGCAACGGGCGGCTCGGGTCGCACCTGCCGTGGGCCGATCCGCGGCGCGGCTGGGACTTCGTGTCCACCGGCCACGGGGACGTGCCGTGGGAGGAAAGCTTCCGCGCGCTGAACGCCATCGGCTACACCGGCCCGATCTCGGTGGAGTGGGAGGACGCCGGCATGGACCGGCTGCGCGGCGCGGAGGAGGCGGTGCGTTTCGTCCGCGGCCTGCTGTGGGACAAGCCCGCGTCCGCCTTCGACGCCGCCTTCCGCACCGACCACTGACCGCGCCCCTCCCAGCCAACACGCCGCCGGGAGCGGCGAACACGCCGTCGGGAGCGGCGAACACGCCGCCGGGAGCGGCGAACACGCCGCCGGGAGCGGCCAACACGCCGCCGGGAGCGGCGAACACGCCGGGGTGTGGCGTGTTGGCCGCTGGGCGCGCCGTGTTTGCTCTTCCGGGCACCGTGTTGGCCGCGGTGGGTGGTGGGTTGGCCGGTCCGGGTCAGGTGAACAGCGCGCTGTAGCCGTTGAGCGCGGGCTGGCCGCCGAGGTGCGCGTAGAGCACCGTCGCGTCCGGGGGGATCTCCCGGCGGGACACCAGGTCGATGAGCCCGGCCATCGACTTGCCCTCGTACACCGGGTCGGTGATCATGCCCTCGGTGCGCGCGGCGGTGCGCATCGCGTCCAGGGTCTGCTCGTCCGGGATGCCGTAGGTTCCCGCGTGGTACCGCTCGTCCAGCTCGACCGTCACCTCCGGCCCGGCGCCGAGCAGTGACGCGGTGTGCCGAGCGATCCGGGCGATCTGGTCGCGGGTCGCGGCCGGCTCGGCGGAGCCGTCGATGCCGAGGATGCGCCGCGGGCGGTCCTCATCCAGCGCGGCGAACCCGGCGATCATCCCGGCCTGCGTGGAACCGGTGACCGAGCAGACGATGATCGTGTCGAAGTGCACGCCCAGCTCACGCTCCTGCGTAACCACCTCGGCGGCCCACCGCGCGAAGCCGAGCCCGCCGAGCGGGTGGTCGGACGCGCCGGCCGGGATGGCGTACGGCTTGCCGCCGCGCTCGCGGATCTCCGCCAGCGCCTGCTCCCAGCTCTCCTTCACGCCGATGCCGAACCCGGCCCGCACCAACCGCACGTCCGCGCCGGCCAGCCGGCTGATCAGGATGTTGCCGACCTTGTCGTAGACGGCGTCCGGCCAGTCGACCCAGCTCTCCTGCACCAGCACGCACTTCAGCCCGGTCCGCGCGGCGACGGCGGCGACCTGCCGGGTGTGGTTGGACTGCACCCCGCCGATCGACACCAGCGTGTCGCAGCCCTGCGCGAGCGCGTCCGCGACGAGGTACTCCAGCTTGCGGGTCTTGTTGCCGCCGAAGGCGATGCCGGAGTTGCAGTCCTCGCGCTTGGCCCAGATCGCGGCGCCGCCGAGGTGCGCGGTCAGCCGGTCCAGCCGGTGCACCGGTGAGGGGCCGAACAGCAGGGGATGGCGGGGGAACGATTCGAGGGACATGGCGGCTCCATTCCGGTGGGCAGTGCGGGTCGCGAGCGCGGGGTCAGTCGGCGAGGTCTTCCAGTTCCCGCCAGATCTCGGTGGTGACGGCGGTGGCCGCGGCCGCGTCGCGAGCCCGGCAGGCCGCGATCAGGCGGTCGTGCAGCGCGACCGACTGCTGCCCGGCTGCGGCGCTGAACCGCAGCCGCTCCAGCCGCCGGATGAGCGGGGTGTAGCGGTCGATGGTCGCGGCCACCGCGCGGTTGCCGCAGGCCCGGACGAGGACGTCGTGCAGTTCGTCGTCCGCGCGCAGGGCGGCATCGACGTCCCCGGCGCGGGCTGCGGTGGCGAAGCGGTCGTTGGCCGCCGCCATCGCCGCGCAGTCGGCTCCGGTCAGCAGGGGGACCGCGGTGCGCGCGGCCAGTTCGTGCATCGCCCGGACCACCGCGGCCGCGTCGCGTACGTCACGGGAGAGGAGGGGGGTGACGCGAGTGTGGCTCTGCGGCTTGGTCTCGATCAGGCCCTCGTCGGCCAGCCGGGCCAGTGCGGCGCGCACCGGCGCCCGGGACAGGCCCAGCTCCTCGGCCAGGTCGGCGTCGCGCACCACGCTGCCGGGCGCGAGATCGCCCCGCACGATCGCATCCCGGATCACCTGGTGCGCCGTCTCGCGCAGGAGTGTCCGCCGCACTCGTTCCACACTAATATGTTAGATGTCAATCCCGGGCGACGCCAGCCCGGTTTCACCACCCGCTTCCCGGGCTATTCGCCCGGCGTGGCGGCCTCAGCAGCGGGTGCGGGCGGACCGGACGAGTTCGTCGGGCAGCCCCGGGACGCCGTCCCGGGCCCGGTCGCCGACGCCGAGGCCCTCGCCGGGCGGATCAGCAGCGCGGATCGCCCGCTGGGCCCGCACGGCAGGCCGGTGAACAGACGCTCGCCGTTCTTCATCGGCATGGCCGCGGCCGCCGGAGCCGCCGTCACCGCCGGCGCCGTCTGGTTCCTCGTCATCGCGAGCAGCACCCTGCTGCTGATCGGCGTCGCGTTGTTCGTCGCGATCGGACTGGAACCCGTGGCGTCGTGGCTCGTGCGCCGCGGTCTGCCGCGGCCGCTGGCCGTCGCGATCATCGTGCTCGGCGGTCTCGGCCTGGCCGCCGGGTTCTTCGCCGCGCTGATCCCGCCGCTGGTCGACCAGGCCGGCCGGTTCATCCACCAGGCCCCGCAGTACCTGGCGCGGCTGAGCGACCGCAGCTCGTGGCTAGGCCAGGTCAGCGACCGGTTCCAGCTCCAGCAACGACTCCAGAGCACGTTCCGCAACCCCGACCCGTCCCTGATCAACGGGCTGCTCGGCAGCGGCCGCGCGGTGCTGGGCACCTTGACCGACACGCTGATCGTGTTCGTGCTGACGATCTACTTCCTCGCCGACTTCCCACGGCTGCGTGCCACGCTCTACCGCTTCGTGCCGCACACCCGGCGCCCGCGGGCCATCCTCCTCGGCGACGAGATCTTCGCGAAGGTCGGCGCGTACGTGCTCGGGAACGTGGTCATCTCGGTCGTCGCCGGGGTGCTCGGCTTCATCTGGTTCACGGCCTTCGGCATCCCGTACCCGGTGCTGCTGGCGCTGCTGCTCGCCGTGCTCGACCTGATCCCGGTGATCGGTTCGATCATCGCGGGCGTCGTGATCAGCCTGGCCGCGTTGAGCGTGTCGTGGCCGGTGTGCTGGGCCACGGTCGGGTTCT
The sequence above is a segment of the Amycolatopsis viridis genome. Coding sequences within it:
- a CDS encoding GntR family transcriptional regulator, whose protein sequence is MRRTLLRETAHQVIRDAIVRGDLAPGSVVRDADLAEELGLSRAPVRAALARLADEGLIETKPQSHTRVTPLLSRDVRDAAAVVRAMHELAARTAVPLLTGADCAAMAAANDRFATAARAGDVDAALRADDELHDVLVRACGNRAVAATIDRYTPLIRRLERLRFSAAAGQQSVALHDRLIAACRARDAAAATAVTTEIWRELEDLAD
- the eboE gene encoding metabolite traffic protein EboE, with the translated sequence MTPLSYCTNVHPAQDLPGVLAQLDEFALPVRERLGADRLGLGLWLAAGVASALADDPAGRKRLRAELDARGLEVVTLNAFPYGGFHDRVVKHQVYRPRWTERARAEYTLDCATVLSGLLPGDVEYGSISTLPLGWREPWTPGDDAAAARLLDEVTAGLRAQDRTIRLAVEPEPGCVLDTVHDAVTWLAGRADPAHVGLCLDTCHLAVSFADPAGAVAEITAAGLDVVKVQLSAALHVPDPRDPAAREALDAFDEPRYLHQTRELAGGTVRAADDLGEALTDLPGEGPWRVHFHVPLHARPAAPLSSTTGVLAAALAALPDRAVHREVETYTWTVLPQAHRQDLVGGIAAELTFAAGLVEQA
- a CDS encoding 1-aminocyclopropane-1-carboxylate deaminase translates to MSLESFPRHPLLFGPSPVHRLDRLTAHLGGAAIWAKREDCNSGIAFGGNKTRKLEYLVADALAQGCDTLVSIGGVQSNHTRQVAAVAARTGLKCVLVQESWVDWPDAVYDKVGNILISRLAGADVRLVRAGFGIGVKESWEQALAEIRERGGKPYAIPAGASDHPLGGLGFARWAAEVVTQERELGVHFDTIIVCSVTGSTQAGMIAGFAALDEDRPRRILGIDGSAEPAATRDQIARIARHTASLLGAGPEVTVELDERYHAGTYGIPDEQTLDAMRTAARTEGMITDPVYEGKSMAGLIDLVSRREIPPDATVLYAHLGGQPALNGYSALFT
- a CDS encoding SCO3242 family prenyltransferase, with product MNPYVQLVRAPAALSVLGDTVAGAAAAGRPLRGRRLALPLASVAFYWSGMALNDWADRRLDAVERPERPIPSGRISASRAFGVAAGLSGAGLVLSALAGGRDALTVAAPLAAAVWAYDTVLKKTPLAPVAMAVCRSLDVLLGAGGRAASRALVPAAVLGGHTLGVTALSAGEVHGASPARAAGALALTSVSAAAAASGRGGRPGQRAAALAAAAGYGVSVGTRQYAAVRTPTAPVVRAATAAGIHGMVPLQAALAARRGRVRAAALVALALPLARRLGRKVSPT
- a CDS encoding TatD family hydrolase; translation: MRLFDPHIHMTSRTTDDYQAMYAAGVRALVEPAFWLGQPRTGVSSFTDYFDGLIGWERFRAAQFGIRHHCTIALNPKEANDPRCTPVLDVLPRYLAKDGVVAVGEVGYDSMTPAEDAAFARQLELAGEHDLPVLVHTPHRDKLAGTRRTLAVVAESGVPPERVVVDHLNEVTVGLVKESGCWMGFSIYPDTKMDEQRMVAILHEYGTERMLVNSAADWGRSDPLKVRKTGLAMLDGGFTESDVDQVLWANPVAFYGQSGRLVLDELPSFTAAKETFAGNSVLRGGRDEAVV
- a CDS encoding sugar phosphate isomerase/epimerase family protein, producing MSRPVTLFTGQWADLPFEEVCRLAAQWGYDGLEIACSGDHFEVGRALADDDYVAGRHKILSSYGLKVWAISNHLVGQAVCDDPIDERHRNILPAHVWGDGEPEGVRRRAAAEMADTARAAAKLGVDTVVGFTGSKIWKYVAMFPPVPQEVIDDGYADFAARWNPILDVFDEAGVRFAHEVHPSEIAYDFWTTRRALEAVGHRPAFGLNWDPSHFVWQDLDPVGFILDFADRIYHVDCKDTKKRFDGRNGRLGSHLPWADPRRGWDFVSTGHGDVPWEESFRALNAIGYTGPISVEWEDAGMDRLRGAEEAVRFVRGLLWDKPASAFDAAFRTDH
- a CDS encoding inositol-3-phosphate synthase; its protein translation is MPDRTGLWLVGARGSVATTAICGLLAIRSRLAGPDGCVTERLDVAPGVLPGWDELVVGGHDLVDTPLEKKAEQLTAAGLLPAGLVPAIRDGLRAVEADLRPVVSGGTQAGTAARLARDLREFRARHGLSVVVVVNVASTEPPVADAPEHHDLDALVAALDEPGREVLPASSLAAYAAVSAGCPFVDFTPSPGIRLPALVEFARRQGLAHAGSDGKTGETLLRSVLAPMFAARALKVRSWAGTNLLGGGDGATLADPVTAAGKLESKARGLAALLGDDVTAPLHIDHVPDLGEQKTAWDHVSFEGFLGARMTLQFTWTGYDSALAAPLVLDLARLTAAAHRAGATGPLAPLAFFFKDPVGTGEHRFAEQARILAEWAASLGRPA
- a CDS encoding alkaline phosphatase family protein yields the protein MKPLLVLDVVGMTPRLLEHMPNVARLGRQGWQAQLDTVLPAVTCSVQSTFLTGRMPAGHGIVGNGWYFRELGEVFLWRQHNRLVSGEKLWETARAAHPGYRAANVCWWYAMGATTDLTVTPRPIYYADGKKAPDCYTRPPELHDRLTSRLGEFPLFQYWGPTASIASTDWIVGATSAILRADRPDLTLAYLPHLDYDLQRFGPDSPQALAAARAVDASVAPLLEQARADGVAVVALSEYGITSVHRPVDVNRLLRHEGLLEVYTQDGMEYLDPWTSRAFAVADHQVAHVYVADPADLPRVRGLLAGLSGVDEVLDRSAQARYGIDHARAGEFVVTAEPDAWFTYYYWLDDDRAPDFARGVEIHRKPGYDPAELFFDPADPLVKLKAGLNLVRKRAGLRYAMNVVPLDPAPVRGSHGRLPDSPADGPVLLCGEAGVPERERLAATEVRDLLLSVQGLKTREGSRR
- a CDS encoding EboA domain-containing protein, whose protein sequence is MSGYHLGYGTNGFANHRLDDALAIIADLGYTAVALTLDHQHLDPYADDLAARVDRVATRLDALGLRCVVETGARFLLDPWHKHEPTLVSEDADKRLDFLARAVRVAEGLGADCVSFWSGVSTVDRDTAWQRLRSRMPVVLAEADRRGVWLGLEPEPGMLVETLSDALRLRTELGEPEPLGITLDVGHCVAVEEVDAATCLRQAGALLVNVQLDDMRPGVHEHLEFGDGELDLPATLAALDEIGYRGVAAVELPRHGHAAPQVARAALTALRAARLDQSWLAPAQRRVAADPDAIRTLFPAAGRHAGRAPLHPHSDPDGLVHGTADDLARTRLLETLATVLPAAEFATELADLYRYGDGAERRGVLRALSAVGDRAPATGLELVRDALRSNDTGLIAAALGPFAARHLDQHGWRHGVLKCLFTGIPVAAVAELDRRADDELRRMITDYAGERRAAGRAVPADALRLLEGAR
- a CDS encoding AI-2E family transporter; this translates as MAASAAGAGGPDEFVGQPRDAVPGPVADAEALAGRISSADRPLGPHGRPVNRRSPFFIGMAAAAGAAVTAGAVWFLVIASSTLLLIGVALFVAIGLEPVASWLVRRGLPRPLAVAIIVLGGLGLAAGFFAALIPPLVDQAGRFIHQAPQYLARLSDRSSWLGQVSDRFQLQQRLQSTFRNPDPSLINGLLGSGRAVLGTLTDTLIVFVLTIYFLADFPRLRATLYRFVPHTRRPRAILLGDEIFAKVGAYVLGNVVISVVAGVLGFIWFTAFGIPYPVLLALLLAVLDLIPVIGSIIAGVVISLAALSVSWPVCWATVGFFVAYRFAEDYLLTPKIIGRFVKVPALVTVVAVVLGGVLLGIVGALVAIPVAAAVLLLVREIVFHRMDHS